From Candidatus Atelocyanobacterium thalassa isolate ALOHA, a single genomic window includes:
- a CDS encoding SpoIID/LytB domain-containing protein — MKTLHIGSSSPANVINSQGKQIGNLTPLNKFKIKLFNQNKISLKHWKLDYFLIEPQKKGAVWIDGHWYRGKILIIKERNSIIVINLVDLDEYLYSVVGGESYPSWPKEALKAQAVVARTYALFKTSTSNNIYYDLDTTTKTQIYRGMEAESVATHNAVRVTSGEVLTHDGKLILSVFHSSSGGHTESVKNVWNSSLPYLKGVSDYDHLSPVYSWSKTFSLLEINQLISGLGSIYSLVPEQVTSSGRIRTLKVLGNKGSKIISGVELRKILKLKSTIFKISVDKESFTIKGRGFGHGIGMSQWGSFYLAKQNVPYYRILSHYYQNSNLTLLK; from the coding sequence GTGAAGACTTTACATATAGGTAGTTCTTCTCCGGCAAATGTTATAAACAGCCAAGGAAAACAAATAGGTAATCTAACTCCATTAAATAAATTTAAAATAAAGTTATTTAATCAAAACAAAATTAGCCTTAAGCATTGGAAGTTAGACTATTTTTTAATAGAGCCTCAAAAGAAAGGCGCAGTTTGGATAGATGGTCACTGGTATAGAGGTAAAATATTAATTATTAAAGAAAGAAACTCAATAATAGTTATCAACTTGGTTGATTTGGATGAATATCTCTATAGTGTTGTGGGTGGTGAATCTTACCCTTCCTGGCCTAAAGAAGCCCTAAAAGCTCAAGCAGTAGTCGCACGTACTTATGCTCTTTTTAAAACATCTACTTCAAATAATATATATTATGATTTAGATACAACTACTAAAACTCAAATTTACAGAGGAATGGAAGCAGAGTCTGTGGCAACTCATAATGCAGTTAGAGTAACTTCTGGAGAAGTTTTGACTCATGATGGAAAACTTATTTTATCAGTATTTCATTCATCTTCTGGTGGTCATACAGAGAGTGTTAAAAATGTATGGAATTCTTCTTTACCTTATTTGAAAGGAGTTTCAGATTATGACCACCTTTCTCCTGTATATTCATGGAGTAAAACTTTTAGTTTATTAGAAATAAACCAATTAATAAGCGGATTAGGCTCAATCTATTCGTTAGTTCCTGAACAAGTAACTTCAAGTGGTCGTATACGAACTTTAAAAGTTCTAGGTAATAAAGGATCAAAAATAATTTCAGGAGTCGAATTACGTAAAATACTTAAATTAAAAAGCACGATATTTAAAATATCAGTTGATAAAGAATCTTTTACAATTAAAGGAAGAGGATTTGGACATGGTATTGGAATGAGTCAATGGGGAAGTTTTTATTTAGCAAAACAGAATGTCCCCTATTATCGAATTTTAAGTCATTACTATCAAAATTCTAATTTAACCCTTTTGAAATAG
- a CDS encoding ribonucleoside-diphosphate reductase subunit alpha, whose amino-acid sequence MQSTVSNFSQQNNNPGDTNTSHLNHYSNLGASKIKVERRDGSWAALDIGKIRAVVSWACSGKDVNSIALEAGLTTRLRDGITTKDIQNNLINCTLEMCSPQEPDWRYVAGRLHIWSLWKNILVSRGYQYDKYEFTVQTKVENRQYDKRLLTYSLEELKEAGSWINSDWDIDYDYAGAVLLSSRYLLPDELPQEALLTCALLLAIVEAPQNRLPWAKRFYEAIATRKISLATPILANLRVPEGSLTSCFIIAIDDDLESICEGVTNAARISKNGGGVGANVSRIRATGSWVMGKANASGGIIPWVKLLNDTAIAVNQGGRRAGAITISVDIWHLDIPEFLEMQTENGDQRRKAYDVFPQLVLTDEFMRRVENKQEWTLVDPYEVRTKLGIELAELWGEEFERAYTLIESELGNKITLYKKINARELFKNIMRSQIETGMPYLAFKDTINRANPNKHVGYIPSVNLCTESFSNVDPRKESHCCNLVSLNLANIEESEIGYLSSLAVRILDNTIDITNPPFSYAKAHNDRYRTIGVGCMGLADWLAKRFLTYDDINAISQLFEEVGYWCTHTSMELSKERGAYNAFAGSDWSKGKLIGSKPVDWFIENASQKERWVELSENIKTYGIRNSHITAIAPNTSSSLVQGCTASILPVYSRFFYDKWAKGTVPIAPPFIKESFWFYHENKVLDQQKVIKAVSAIQEWIDTGISMELLFNLNKGIYLPEEPESSLSATDIFKMFVTAWKNGCKAIYYVRTVQKDDFKDFDNTCTSCAN is encoded by the coding sequence ATGCAATCTACTGTCTCAAATTTCTCTCAGCAAAATAATAATCCAGGAGACACGAACACATCTCACCTTAATCACTATTCAAACTTGGGAGCAAGTAAAATTAAGGTAGAACGACGAGATGGATCTTGGGCTGCTCTCGATATCGGAAAAATACGTGCCGTTGTTAGTTGGGCATGTTCTGGAAAGGATGTAAATAGTATTGCTTTAGAAGCGGGATTAACTACTCGTTTACGTGATGGTATTACTACAAAAGATATTCAAAATAACCTAATCAATTGCACTTTGGAGATGTGTAGTCCTCAAGAGCCTGATTGGCGTTATGTCGCTGGCAGGCTCCATATCTGGAGCCTTTGGAAAAATATTTTAGTGAGTCGTGGTTATCAATATGATAAATACGAATTTACAGTTCAAACTAAAGTAGAAAATCGTCAATATGACAAACGTTTGCTTACTTATTCTTTAGAAGAACTAAAAGAAGCAGGATCTTGGATTAATTCAGATTGGGATATAGATTATGACTATGCTGGAGCGGTGCTTCTCAGCAGTCGTTACTTATTGCCAGATGAACTTCCTCAAGAAGCTTTATTAACTTGTGCTCTTTTATTAGCAATAGTTGAAGCTCCTCAAAATAGATTACCTTGGGCTAAACGTTTCTATGAAGCTATTGCTACTCGTAAAATATCCTTAGCTACTCCAATTTTAGCAAACTTGAGAGTTCCAGAAGGTTCATTAACTAGTTGTTTTATTATAGCTATTGACGATGACTTGGAAAGTATTTGTGAGGGGGTAACTAACGCGGCTAGAATATCTAAAAACGGTGGTGGAGTTGGAGCCAACGTTAGCCGCATTAGAGCTACAGGAAGCTGGGTAATGGGTAAAGCTAATGCTTCTGGAGGTATTATTCCTTGGGTTAAATTACTAAATGATACAGCAATAGCTGTTAACCAAGGAGGAAGAAGAGCTGGAGCTATTACAATTAGTGTAGATATTTGGCATTTAGATATTCCAGAATTTCTAGAAATGCAAACAGAAAATGGAGATCAGAGACGCAAAGCATATGATGTTTTTCCTCAGCTAGTCTTAACAGATGAATTCATGCGACGAGTTGAGAATAAGCAAGAATGGACGCTAGTTGATCCTTATGAAGTTCGAACAAAACTTGGTATCGAATTAGCAGAATTATGGGGTGAAGAATTTGAAAGAGCTTATACATTAATTGAATCTGAATTAGGAAATAAAATTACTCTTTATAAGAAGATTAATGCTCGTGAGTTATTTAAAAATATAATGCGTTCTCAAATAGAAACAGGAATGCCTTATTTAGCTTTTAAAGATACTATAAATCGAGCAAATCCTAATAAACATGTAGGCTATATTCCAAGTGTAAATTTATGTACAGAATCTTTTTCCAATGTTGATCCTAGAAAAGAAAGTCATTGTTGTAATTTAGTTAGTTTAAACTTAGCAAACATTGAAGAATCTGAAATTGGTTATCTTTCAAGTTTAGCAGTTCGAATTTTAGATAACACTATAGATATTACAAACCCTCCGTTTAGTTATGCCAAAGCTCATAATGATAGGTATCGTACTATTGGAGTGGGATGTATGGGTTTGGCAGATTGGTTAGCCAAGAGATTTTTAACTTATGATGATATAAACGCAATTAGCCAATTGTTCGAAGAAGTTGGCTATTGGTGTACTCATACTTCTATGGAGTTGTCTAAGGAACGAGGTGCGTATAATGCATTTGCCGGAAGTGACTGGAGTAAAGGTAAGTTAATTGGTTCAAAGCCTGTTGATTGGTTTATAGAAAATGCTTCTCAAAAAGAGCGTTGGGTAGAATTGTCAGAAAATATTAAAACCTATGGTATTCGTAATTCTCACATTACAGCAATAGCTCCTAATACTTCTTCTTCTCTAGTACAAGGCTGTACAGCAAGTATTCTTCCTGTCTATAGTCGTTTTTTCTACGATAAATGGGCAAAAGGAACAGTACCTATCGCTCCTCCTTTTATAAAGGAATCTTTTTGGTTCTACCATGAAAATAAAGTTTTAGATCAACAAAAAGTCATTAAAGCAGTTTCAGCAATACAAGAATGGATAGATACTGGAATATCTATGGAGTTGTTATTCAATTTAAATAAAGGGATTTATTTACCGGAGGAACCTGAAAGTTCTTTATCAGCTACAGATATTTTTAAAATGTTTGTAACAGCTTGGAAAAATGGTTGTAAGGCTATTTATTATGTTAGAACTGTTCAAAAAGATGATTTTAAGGATTTCGATAACACTTGTACTTCTTGTGCAAACTAG
- a CDS encoding Ycf66 family protein, which translates to MVNFGLNSASVLGIFLAIAGAGLYFLRSVRPELSRDHDIFFAAVGLLCGLILLFQGWRLDPILQFGQFLLTGSAIFFAAESIRLRGATTEQARRSSSFIDNGRRVSKTRVYTEAELDNLDSYENKSQDYRNNPRLKGTSDLQDNRRLNSKERIRRSRSNRPSSRTKINSNRNSDNDYGVWENVNDVWANNSDLSRTSRKSRSRLNKKNRNKSFSSETNNYNHIDYVDYQPLEKSELEYKAEDNNIRDIDNLNK; encoded by the coding sequence ATGGTTAATTTTGGACTAAATTCAGCTAGTGTGCTGGGAATATTTTTAGCAATAGCCGGAGCGGGTTTATATTTTTTGCGCTCTGTGCGACCAGAGCTATCAAGAGATCATGATATTTTTTTTGCTGCAGTTGGTCTATTATGCGGATTAATTTTACTATTTCAAGGTTGGAGATTAGATCCTATTTTACAATTTGGACAATTCTTATTAACAGGATCGGCCATATTCTTCGCTGCAGAAAGTATTCGTTTAAGAGGAGCTACTACAGAACAAGCTAGACGTAGTTCTTCGTTTATTGATAATGGGCGTAGAGTTAGCAAAACTAGAGTATATACTGAAGCTGAGCTTGATAATTTAGACTCTTATGAAAATAAATCGCAGGATTATCGCAATAATCCTCGTTTAAAAGGCACTAGCGATTTACAGGACAATCGTCGATTAAACAGTAAAGAAAGAATCCGTCGTTCTAGAAGTAATCGTCCGTCTTCCAGAACAAAAATTAACTCCAACCGTAACTCTGATAATGACTATGGTGTCTGGGAAAATGTGAATGATGTGTGGGCAAACAATTCTGACTTATCTCGTACTTCTAGAAAAAGCAGATCACGCTTAAATAAAAAGAATAGAAATAAAAGTTTTAGTTCTGAGACGAATAATTATAATCATATTGATTATGTTGATTACCAACCTCTTGAAAAATCAGAATTAGAATATAAAGCAGAAGACAATAATATAAGAGACATTGATAATCTTAATAAATAA
- the lpdA gene encoding dihydrolipoyl dehydrogenase, which produces MNKKEFDYDLVIIGGGVGGHGAAVHAVKCGLKTALIEMRDMGGTCVNRGCIPSKALLAAAKKVRELQNSNHLEELGIKVGELKFDKEKISNHAINLVNKIRQDLTNSLKHLKVEVIYGQGKVINNQTINVLTDNGEQKITAENIILSPGSSPFVPPGIKIDNDTVFTSDEAVKLKELPKWIAIIGSGYIGLEFSDIYTALGCEVTIVEALDNLIPGFDSEISKFAQRKLIESRDIETYSGVFASKVIPGKPVVIELTNVKTKQLVDVLEVDACLVATGRIPETSNLGLNNLGIELQKGFIPINDKMQVISNGQVVPHIWSIGDATGKMMLAHVASGQGVIAVENICGRNIEIDYRSIPAATFTHPEISYVGLTESAAKELSKLENFEFSSVKAYFKGNSKALAEGDADGFVKIIFRKDSGELLGVHIIGSHASDLIQEAANSIGQHQTIYNLALNIHTHPTLSEVLDDAYKKALVTLNKTEKN; this is translated from the coding sequence ATGAATAAAAAAGAATTTGATTACGATCTAGTTATTATTGGAGGAGGAGTAGGAGGTCATGGAGCTGCTGTGCATGCAGTTAAATGTGGTTTAAAAACTGCTTTAATAGAAATGAGAGATATGGGTGGAACATGTGTTAACCGTGGATGTATTCCTTCGAAAGCTTTATTGGCAGCAGCAAAAAAAGTAAGAGAATTACAAAATTCGAACCATCTTGAAGAATTAGGAATTAAAGTTGGCGAATTAAAATTTGATAAAGAAAAAATTTCTAATCATGCAATAAATTTAGTAAATAAAATTCGTCAAGATCTAACAAATAGTTTGAAGCATTTAAAAGTAGAAGTCATATATGGCCAGGGAAAAGTTATTAACAACCAAACAATTAATGTTTTAACCGATAATGGAGAACAAAAAATTACCGCAGAAAATATTATATTATCTCCTGGTTCAAGTCCTTTTGTTCCCCCTGGAATAAAAATTGATAATGATACTGTTTTCACAAGTGATGAAGCAGTGAAGCTCAAAGAATTGCCTAAATGGATTGCTATTATTGGTAGTGGTTATATTGGACTAGAATTTTCTGACATTTATACTGCATTAGGTTGTGAAGTAACTATAGTAGAGGCATTAGATAATTTAATTCCTGGCTTTGATTCTGAAATCTCCAAGTTTGCTCAGCGCAAACTAATTGAATCTCGTGATATTGAGACTTATTCTGGTGTCTTTGCAAGTAAAGTAATTCCAGGTAAACCTGTTGTTATTGAACTAACGAATGTTAAAACTAAACAATTAGTAGATGTTTTAGAAGTTGATGCCTGCTTAGTCGCTACAGGTCGTATTCCTGAAACTAGTAATCTTGGATTAAATAATCTTGGTATTGAACTACAAAAAGGATTTATTCCTATTAACGATAAGATGCAAGTGATAAGTAATGGTCAAGTTGTTCCTCATATATGGTCAATAGGAGATGCTACTGGGAAAATGATGCTAGCTCATGTGGCATCTGGACAAGGAGTTATTGCTGTTGAAAACATATGTGGACGTAATATAGAAATAGATTATCGAAGTATACCAGCGGCAACTTTTACTCATCCCGAAATTAGCTATGTAGGACTTACAGAATCTGCAGCAAAAGAATTAAGTAAGTTAGAAAATTTTGAATTTTCCTCAGTCAAAGCATATTTTAAGGGAAATTCTAAAGCACTCGCAGAAGGAGATGCCGATGGCTTTGTTAAGATTATTTTTAGGAAAGATAGCGGAGAGCTACTAGGGGTACATATCATTGGCTCTCATGCTTCTGACTTAATTCAAGAAGCCGCTAACTCGATTGGTCAACATCAAACCATATATAACTTAGCACTCAATATACATACTCATCCAACTCTTTCCGAAGTTTTAGATGATGCTTACAAAAAGGCTTTAGTAACATTAAATAAAACTGAAAAGAATTGA
- a CDS encoding ribose-phosphate pyrophosphokinase: protein MPHFTVSSSSDNNRLRLFCGSSNIALAQEIASYLGMDIGPMVRKRFADGELYIQIQESIRGCDVYLIQPCCNPVNDHFMELLIMIDACRRASARQITAVIPYYGYARADRKTAGRESITAKLVANLITEAGAHRVLSMDLHSAQIQGYFDIPFDHIYSTPVLLDYFSTKDLSDLVIVSPDVGGVARARAFAKKLDDAPLAIIDKRRQSHNVAEVMNIIGDVKDKTAVLVDDMIDTAGTITKGANLLKEEGARRVYACATHAVFSGPAISRLSSGVLEEVIVTNTIPIPEKNCFKQLTVLSVANLLGEAIWRVHEDTSVSSMFR from the coding sequence ATGCCACATTTTACAGTGTCGTCGTCATCAGATAATAATCGTCTAAGACTTTTTTGTGGATCGTCCAACATTGCTCTAGCCCAAGAAATTGCCAGTTATCTGGGAATGGACATTGGACCGATGGTTCGTAAACGATTCGCCGATGGTGAATTATACATCCAAATTCAAGAATCAATTCGAGGATGTGATGTTTATTTAATACAGCCTTGTTGTAACCCTGTTAATGATCATTTTATGGAGTTGCTGATTATGATTGATGCTTGTCGAAGAGCATCTGCACGTCAAATTACTGCTGTAATTCCTTATTATGGTTATGCCAGAGCCGATAGAAAAACGGCAGGACGTGAATCTATTACAGCAAAACTGGTAGCTAATTTAATAACAGAAGCTGGTGCCCATAGAGTTTTGTCTATGGATCTTCACTCTGCTCAGATACAGGGTTATTTTGATATACCTTTTGATCATATATATAGTACTCCTGTATTATTAGACTATTTTTCTACAAAAGATTTGTCTGATTTGGTAATTGTTTCTCCAGATGTTGGAGGAGTTGCTAGAGCTAGAGCGTTTGCTAAAAAACTTGATGATGCTCCATTGGCAATTATAGATAAGCGTCGTCAATCTCATAATGTAGCTGAGGTTATGAATATTATTGGTGACGTCAAAGATAAGACAGCTGTCTTAGTCGATGACATGATTGATACAGCTGGGACAATCACAAAGGGAGCAAATCTTCTTAAAGAAGAAGGGGCGAGAAGAGTTTATGCCTGTGCTACTCATGCTGTGTTTTCTGGTCCTGCAATTTCTCGACTTTCAAGTGGTGTTCTAGAAGAAGTAATCGTTACAAATACGATTCCAATTCCTGAAAAAAACTGTTTTAAACAACTTACTGTATTATCTGTAGCTAATCTGTTAGGAGAAGCTATTTGGCGTGTTCACGAAGATACATCTGTAAGTAGCATGTTTCGTTAG
- a CDS encoding NAD(P)H-quinone oxidoreductase subunit O → MASQIKKGMLVRVIKENLENSLEGKASDKRFPSYIFQTKGEILDLNDEYALIQFSAPTPSVWLRVDQLEIL, encoded by the coding sequence ATGGCATCTCAAATTAAGAAAGGTATGTTGGTTCGTGTAATTAAAGAAAATTTAGAAAACAGCTTGGAAGGAAAAGCTAGTGATAAACGTTTTCCAAGCTATATATTTCAAACTAAGGGCGAGATATTAGACCTTAATGACGAATATGCCTTAATTCAGTTCTCAGCTCCAACCCCTAGTGTTTGGTTGCGTGTGGATCAATTAGAAATTCTATAA
- a CDS encoding HhoA/HhoB/HtrA family serine endopeptidase, which produces MIFCVFGFYNSVSQAESINHVLEKPPSSYDNTGANNFVSAAVIRTGPAVVRIDTETVVTRQLNPFFDDPLFRDFFGQQLRPRIPQERRITGQGSGFIIDKSGIILTNAHVVSNADKVTVTLKDGRTFNGKVKGTDEVTDLAVVGIDTKGNMIPVAKLGDSDNLKVGNWAIAVGNPVGLDNTVTLGIISTIGRSAAQAGIPDKRLDFIQTDAAINPGNSGGPLLNGLGEVIGINTAIRADAMGIGFAIPINKAKALQKALVSGQQVPHPYIGVQMVNITPEIARENNRNPNSPIIIAEVEGILVIQVVPDSPAAKAKLRRGDVIIAVNNQPVKDGGDLQKIVEETGINTNLKLKLYRGDRLMELTVKTKQLKGTS; this is translated from the coding sequence ATGATTTTTTGTGTTTTTGGCTTCTACAATTCAGTTTCTCAAGCTGAATCTATCAATCATGTATTAGAAAAGCCACCGAGTTCCTACGATAATACTGGAGCTAATAATTTTGTATCTGCTGCAGTTATTCGTACCGGTCCAGCAGTAGTGCGTATTGATACTGAAACTGTTGTCACAAGACAGCTTAACCCGTTCTTTGATGATCCATTATTTCGTGATTTTTTTGGGCAACAGCTCAGACCTCGCATTCCTCAAGAACGTAGGATTACCGGACAAGGTTCAGGATTTATTATTGATAAAAGCGGTATTATTCTAACGAATGCTCATGTAGTAAGCAACGCTGACAAAGTAACTGTTACTCTTAAAGATGGACGTACTTTCAATGGAAAAGTTAAAGGTACTGATGAAGTGACTGACTTGGCTGTAGTAGGTATAGACACCAAAGGAAACATGATACCCGTCGCGAAATTGGGAGATTCTGATAATCTTAAAGTTGGTAACTGGGCAATCGCTGTAGGTAATCCTGTAGGTTTAGATAATACAGTTACTTTAGGTATTATTAGTACTATTGGTCGTTCTGCAGCTCAAGCTGGCATTCCTGACAAGCGTCTTGACTTTATTCAAACAGATGCTGCAATAAATCCTGGTAACTCTGGGGGACCATTATTAAATGGGCTAGGAGAAGTAATTGGTATAAATACTGCTATTCGTGCTGACGCAATGGGTATTGGATTTGCTATTCCTATTAATAAAGCAAAAGCTTTACAAAAAGCTTTAGTATCTGGCCAACAGGTACCTCATCCATATATCGGAGTACAAATGGTTAACATTACTCCTGAGATAGCTAGAGAAAATAACAGAAACCCCAACTCTCCAATTATTATTGCTGAAGTTGAGGGTATTTTAGTTATTCAAGTAGTTCCTGACAGTCCAGCCGCAAAAGCAAAACTACGTCGCGGTGATGTAATTATAGCTGTTAACAATCAACCAGTTAAGGATGGAGGGGATTTGCAAAAAATTGTTGAGGAAACTGGAATTAATACTAATTTAAAGCTGAAGTTGTATCGTGGTGATCGTCTAATGGAATTGACTGTTAAAACTAAACAACTAAAAGGAACATCATAG
- a CDS encoding TIGR00297 family protein, whose product MITSYLDRSWLISIILNSLLLGFAMIIPKKLLTFSGYLHAWLLGVLIWWLLGWQGYILIMSYFIIGSAITYVGISKKEKAGIAEKRSGTRGPENVWGSGLTALFCALGTLFSNPFYTKLFILGYVASISTKLSDTVASELGKVYGKNTFLITTLRPASPGTEGAISLEGTLAGFIASVLIALVGFFINFINLNEVSYCVISAFFATNVESVIGATLQNRVSWMNNDVVNIINTLIGALIAFFLYFLETNLF is encoded by the coding sequence ATGATCACGTCATATTTAGATAGATCTTGGTTGATTAGTATCATACTAAATAGTTTATTACTTGGCTTTGCTATGATTATACCTAAAAAACTTTTAACCTTTTCAGGGTATCTACATGCTTGGCTTTTAGGAGTTTTGATTTGGTGGCTATTGGGATGGCAAGGATATATCTTAATAATGTCTTATTTCATAATTGGCTCGGCTATTACATATGTTGGCATATCAAAAAAAGAAAAGGCAGGAATCGCTGAGAAAAGATCAGGAACTAGAGGGCCTGAAAATGTTTGGGGTTCAGGACTTACTGCTCTATTCTGTGCTTTAGGAACTTTATTTAGCAATCCTTTTTATACAAAATTATTTATATTAGGATATGTAGCAAGTATCAGTACTAAACTATCAGATACAGTAGCTTCTGAATTAGGTAAAGTTTATGGAAAAAATACTTTTTTAATTACTACTTTAAGGCCAGCTTCTCCAGGTACAGAAGGAGCAATTAGCCTGGAAGGAACTCTTGCAGGATTTATCGCATCAGTACTTATCGCATTAGTTGGTTTTTTTATTAATTTTATTAATTTAAACGAAGTTTCTTATTGTGTAATTTCTGCTTTTTTTGCTACAAATGTAGAAAGTGTGATCGGGGCAACATTGCAAAATCGAGTGAGTTGGATGAATAATGACGTAGTTAACATCATCAACACCTTGATCGGTGCTTTAATAGCTTTCTTTTTATATTTTTTAGAAACTAATTTATTTTAA
- a CDS encoding HesB/IscA family protein: MTETNQNQSTGINLTEAALEHVLKLREKQNKDLCLRVGVRQGGCSGMSYIMEFESSENIEKQDKVFEYDGFQLVCDPKSFLYLYGLVLDYSDAMIGGGFEFTNPNANQTCGCGKSFGV; the protein is encoded by the coding sequence ATGACAGAAACAAATCAAAATCAATCCACAGGAATAAACTTAACAGAAGCTGCTCTTGAGCATGTCTTAAAATTAAGAGAAAAACAAAATAAGGATCTGTGTTTACGTGTTGGAGTTAGGCAAGGAGGATGTTCTGGTATGTCCTACATAATGGAATTTGAAAGTTCTGAAAATATAGAAAAACAAGATAAAGTATTTGAGTATGATGGTTTCCAACTTGTGTGTGATCCTAAAAGTTTTCTCTACCTTTATGGATTAGTCCTTGATTATAGCGATGCCATGATAGGTGGCGGATTTGAATTTACAAATCCTAATGCTAACCAAACTTGTGGGTGTGGAAAATCTTTTGGCGTTTAA
- a CDS encoding tetratricopeptide repeat protein, translating to MTNLFETDFEEGLERYKQGEKPEDLIVYFKKICDHSPKHAIAWTCLAWLYLLADKPYKALEAAKKSVKIDSKSPQSRINLALAMLECNVTGVRSHIQVAEQVMSLDKETYQEVLDNIEDGLTRKPNWENLKNIQKWLSLPS from the coding sequence ATGACAAATTTATTCGAGACTGATTTTGAAGAAGGATTGGAAAGATATAAGCAAGGTGAAAAACCTGAAGACCTGATTGTCTATTTTAAAAAAATTTGTGATCATTCTCCTAAACATGCGATCGCTTGGACTTGTCTCGCTTGGTTATATTTACTTGCCGATAAACCATATAAAGCCCTAGAAGCTGCTAAAAAAAGTGTTAAAATCGATAGTAAGTCACCTCAAAGTCGAATCAATTTAGCCTTAGCAATGTTAGAATGCAATGTAACAGGTGTTCGCTCTCACATTCAAGTAGCAGAGCAGGTGATGTCTTTAGATAAAGAAACTTATCAAGAGGTTTTAGATAACATAGAAGACGGTTTAACTAGAAAACCTAACTGGGAAAATCTAAAGAACATCCAAAAATGGTTATCATTACCCAGTTAA
- the btpA gene encoding photosystem I biogenesis protein BtpA, whose product MDLIQIFNTTKPIIGVVHLLPLPTSARWGGSLTTVIERAEQEATALAAGGVHGIILENFFDTPFTKDKVDPAVISAMTLIVDRIKNLVVIPVGINLLRNDSIGAMAIASTIDAQFIRVNALTGIMTTDQGFIEGNAHQLLRYRKELGANVIILADVLVKHARPLDTINLTDAVKDTVEKGLADGIVLSGWSESSPPSIEDLKLAATVAEGIPIFVGSGANSNNISNLMNVADGVIVARSLKRHGKISDPIDPIRVAQFIEVTKQNIYLQEKLDYSSS is encoded by the coding sequence GTGGACTTGATTCAAATTTTTAACACAACAAAGCCAATCATTGGTGTTGTTCATCTGTTACCTCTACCCACATCAGCACGGTGGGGAGGTAGTTTAACTACAGTTATTGAACGGGCCGAACAAGAAGCTACTGCTCTTGCAGCAGGAGGAGTACATGGTATTATTCTTGAGAATTTTTTTGATACTCCGTTCACAAAAGATAAAGTTGATCCGGCAGTCATAAGTGCTATGACTTTAATTGTTGATCGAATTAAAAATTTGGTCGTCATTCCTGTCGGTATTAATTTATTGCGTAATGATTCCATTGGAGCCATGGCTATCGCTTCAACAATAGATGCTCAGTTTATACGCGTTAATGCTTTAACAGGCATTATGACTACGGATCAAGGCTTTATTGAAGGTAATGCTCACCAACTATTAAGATATAGAAAAGAATTAGGAGCAAACGTAATTATATTAGCAGACGTTTTAGTTAAGCATGCTCGCCCACTAGATACTATTAATTTAACGGATGCTGTAAAAGATACTGTAGAAAAGGGACTTGCAGACGGTATTGTTTTATCGGGTTGGTCTGAGAGTAGTCCTCCTAGTATTGAAGATTTGAAATTAGCTGCTACGGTTGCTGAAGGAATTCCAATTTTTGTAGGTAGTGGAGCTAATTCAAATAATATTAGCAACTTAATGAATGTAGCAGATGGAGTTATTGTAGCAAGGTCATTAAAACGTCATGGAAAAATAAGTGATCCTATTGATCCAATCCGTGTGGCTCAATTTATTGAGGTAACCAAGCAAAATATTTATTTACAGGAGAAATTGGATTATAGTAGTTCCTAG